ACGGGAATCGTCCTCGCCACaaacttcttcctccacgGCACAGGCAATGCCTTTGCGGGCATGTACGGgactctcttcttcaggtcCATCGGCACCGTCAACCCCTTTGTCCTCTCGGTTGTCAACTCGATTGTGGCTCTCGTCGTTTCCATCATGACGCTGTTCTTGGTTGACATGATCGGTCGACGCCCTCTCTTGCTAGGCGGCTCATCTATCCAGGCCTCGGCGCTTCTGATCATGGGAGGCCTGGGAATGATCTCGAACCCCAGTGTCACTGTCAAGGGCGGCATCATTGCCACGATGATGATATTCGGTGCTGGATACTGTGCCTCATGGGGCCAGTTGTCGCACACTATTACCGCCGAGCTGCCCTCTGCCGAAGTCCGGGATCTCACATACGCGACTGGCTCGCTCCTTGCCATCTCCACGCAGGCCGCCATGACATTTGGCCTTCCTTATCTTCTGAACCCGCCTTACGCTGCTCTTGGACCTCGCGTTGGGTTCATCTTTGGGAGCCTGGCAGCTGTCTCGGTGGGCTTTGCATTTTTTTGTATGCCCGAGTGTCATGGCAAGAGtttggaggagattgacacACTATTCAACAACAAGGTGCCTATTCGGAAGTTGAAAAAAACTCATGTTAATCTGCTGGAGCAGTCTAAAGTTGGGGAGGCTACGGTTGACCACAAGGAGTTCAAGGTTGCAGAGGAGGCGGTTTAGCATGGCCTCCGTACCCGAGTTCAGCTCATGGGACAAATCCTGGTCTTTAAACATAGTCATGTCGTTATTTGGGGGGTTATGTCATCGCCGACTGCATACAAGCTCGTTCAATTGACCCATTTGTTGCTTACAAGTACTCTGTGCCTGCACGCACAGCTAACGGGCATCTAGTTACATATGTCGTGATTCAGGGGGTTATGTCGTAATCGATTAAATACAAGCTAGTTCTATCGGCCCATTTTTTCGTTGAAAAGTGTGTATCTTGGGCCTGCATACCCAGCAAGACAAACGCTATCATCCAGGTCATGTTCTGTCAAGCAATTTCGTCACTAAGGTGCCGAGCCTCAGTTCCGAGAGTACTTTACTAGCCTGTTGCGATGCAAGTTGACCCCTCTTTGTCAACGGCTAACATTATTCATCCATTGGCTGTCCTGTTTTTCCCTCTTGTCTCCGCCATTCATCCACTTCTAACAAAATACATAGCGCCTCTAAGACAACTCATAAATGGCCCCAGACTCTTCGTTATCGTCAAATGCCCCAGCTCAGCCCAATCGCGATCGCCAGGCAATCCGCATCCCGTCGGACTTGGCCCTGATCCTTGATGACGCTGGCTCCACCCCGACCGGTTCCCAAGACGGGCCACGGGCTCAGAAGCGGTCCCGGACAACGACCGATTACACGCATAGAAAACGAGTGCCGGTAGCTTGTCAATTCTGCCGCCTTCGCAAGGTCAAGTGTGACAATGCTAGGCCCAGTTGTGGCTACTGTCTTCGCCAACACGCGCGATGCGTTTATGGAGAGAATGATtcgcctcagcctccttctccggTCAGCCAGGATGCCGAGAGTGAGGGCTCCGATCAAAAGATCCTTGCAAgacttgacgagatcaaagACATGATTGGGCGGTTGCAGGCAGCGCCGTCAGCCGCATCTGGTACATGTTCGACAGCCTCACCACAGACGACATCCAATTATCAGGGTATATCACAAGGGGCTATTCAATCTCCTCCGATCGAGGCATCCAATTCTCAAGTATCAGGGGACTGTGCAAGACGTCTAAGGCTCAATACGTCTTTATTCATGGCCTTTCGATGCGAATCAATACTCAAGTGGCCAGTTTTGCGCGACATAGTGCCGGAAAAGGATGCCCAGCTTGACTCGTTTCTCCTTGTACCTGAACAGAGCGACGGTTCCTttggaggagacggaggCAACAGGCACAATGTTGAGATAACAGGCTTGCTTCAAGACGGGGGGCTCACGCGGTTGTGTCAAAGGTTCCTTACTCTGTTCCATCCTCGGAATCCAATCTTGGATGGTCAGCAGCTCATGAGGTTCGCAAAGatcgccgacgaggacggtCTGCGATGGGATTCGGCTTCTTGTCTGGTAGTAAGTCAGCCATATCGTGTGTTCCTTTGACATGTGCTCAACCGGCATAGCTGTTATCATCTGCTCTGGGCGTCACCACTCAACCATGGAAGAAGCCACCAGAAACCCAATCGGATACACTACCGAGAGCTGGAGATGCGCGAGATACAGTCCCATTCTTTGAGAACAAGACAAACGCAGAAGCGTACTTTCTCGCAGCCAAAAAGAGACTCGGTCTTTTGGGCGATAGCTTGTTAGACATCCAGTGTCTCTTTCTGGCATTCATCTACGAAAAGACGTATTTTCGGCACCTACAAGCATGGTCCTATCTTCAACAGGCTGCCGCTAGGCTCCAGGTTCGGCTTCTCAAAACTGGCACCAGGCCATGGGCAACCTGTGCATCCTCTGGACCCAACGATCTCCATATCGAGCAAAGAGTTTTTTGGTCTTGTTTCAGAGCTGAGAGGTTCGTCACGAAAGGCATCATAGATGAACAGACCCTAACGTTAATGCCAGAGAATTTCTACTCGAGATAGACCTCCCGCCCAGCGGCTTGGGAGACTTGTCATATCCTGATCCCCTTCCAGAGCCACCACTCACGTTTGCTACCTTGGCTGCCGATGCCGAGACAAAGGGCTTGTCTCCAACTAACTACGACTCGCAATTTGAAGAGAGAGGGTGGTGTTATTACTTGGCCGAGATCTCCCTGAGGCGAACCATTGATGATACGCTTCAGCATCTCGCTGAAGGCGGAGAGGAGGCTTGGTTAAGCAACCCTTCCCAGCTCGTCCGCCAGTACCATGAGTTGGAGAAACAGAGATCAATATGGTAAGCAACTAGAGGCAAGGGTTATATGGTATGCTAACTAAAGACAGGCGTTTTCATCTGCCTGCTATCGTGCAATTCGACGATGAGCAAGTCCCCGACAACGAGTTCGCATTTGGTCTCCGCAGCCGCTTTCTCGAATGGAACGAACTCCTCCTACGTCCTATTCTCTACCACGTCCTCCACTTACCTTCTGATCAGATAGCACTTCCAGAATGCGTCGAGCTTGCAGAGAAGGCAGTTCATGGATGCGTACAGAAAATCCACGAGTATCAACACACCTTGCGGCACGGTGGCTCCTGGTTCATTACCCGTCGCATCTTTGGTTATGCTTGTCTCGTATTGGCGGCTGCGAGACAGCCTGAGCGCAGGATCAAGCTTCCACTAAGATGGGGGTCTGCCATACGGGTTGCTATTCAGACATTAAGGTTTTGGAGTCAAGACGCGGCGGATGTGAGACATATGACTTCAACCCTGGACATGATGTTTTCTAGAACGTgtttataaatatatacGTTATATACAACTTTTTCTGCAATATCTTATATTGTAATTTATTATACTCCTATGTTGTCCTCGTACAGTGAGTCTAACTAGGTCTGCTCGTGGTCACTCTATGTCTCCGTCATCACCCCCGACTCTCTCACCTCTCCGAGCCATCGGATGACCTCGGCTTCAACTTCCCGGTCATATCGTGGAATCTCTTCTTGACTCCTTTCCACCTCTTGCTTGTGATGTTGTAGGGATTCCATTTCGGGTTGAGGCGGGTACCACCAAAAAGCCAATACAAAAACATGGGGAACGtcacggtctttggggtaGTGGGTGGACCATCTTCACCAGCTGGAGACTACATGGGCGGTTAGTCATTAGGTTTTCACGCTTGTATCCAGTGATGCGCTTACCTGGTAGACAGGGTCGCCAGGGACAGAATAGATAatcctccatcgcctcccAAACCGGTAGACCCGCTCAAGCTCCCTGTCGTAAGTATAGTCTTTTCTAATCTCACACTGAACATTGGCCCATCTCATGAGATTCCATCGGCTTTGGGAATTTATAATGCCATCCTGTCTTACGGGCTCGGGCGGGTTGGGGTTTGAGGAATCCACGTCGTTCTGTACCAGCTCGTAACTTCGAGGAGCAGCCCCAAAGAAGAGTAAATAGTAGGCCGAGCTGACAAATAGCAACCCACCTAGCAACGCAGGAAATATGTAACCGGCGAAGTCACTGTCTTCGCCATCACCCGCCAAGTACGGAgggatggcgttgatgatgaggatggccatGTTGACAGCGGCATACAAGAGAATAGTTGGGACTAGCAAGGCTTGGGCGACGAAGCCCCTCCTCTTACGCCGAGTAGGAGCGCCATTTGGCCAGAGCGCTTCCTCGCGAGacttgaggttgaagaaacCCAGACCGAGGACACCTAGTAGACATCAGTTATCAACTTGGTCAAGACTAAGAAAAATGCAACAAACCTAGAAAGAAACACTGAATGTATGTCTGGATATAGCCTGGGATAAAAACTGCCTCCATTACGCGATGAGGGCCAGCTgtcgccaagatgacgacgacgctcATTATCCAATGGACAATTAGTCCGCCCTGTGGTGATTTATTAAGAAACGCGTCCTCTTCAGGCCCGGAACGGCTTCGTTGAAGCATATCATCCTGCTTAAAGTATCGAGACCACGGAAGGATCTCGGCTTGGCCGATGGCCTGTTTAACTGGCAACCATGTCAGCATCATCGATGACCAATACTGAGATCTTGAATTACCTCTCGAAAACGTGTAAATGATAGCATTGAGGCTTCCGAAGGACGAAATAGCAGCTATTATGGCCCAGGTCCGTCTAGCGCCCACGCTGTCGCCAGTGAGCTAGAAGCGCACGTTAGCTTTGGATCTTCATGAAAGGTTGTGTACGACTTGACATACCATGGGAGGGTAATTAATATTTGTACTCCCTTTTGTGAGGTCGTTCCACGTAATAGAGTGAAGCTTCCTATATCAGCGCACGCCtagctcaagctcaacgacAGCGCTTACAAAGACAGCCACAATGAGGAGATATAAGCAGCCAACAGTGCAAACGGCGGCAATAAAGCCCTGGCGCAAGACATGGTGTCTAGTGGCAGGAATCTCACCGGCGACCTAGAGGTAGAGCATGTCAGTGATAAAACATCGCGCGGAGGGAGCAGCAAGGGACTAACAAATGTCGCATTTTCCCAACCTTGGAAGCTGAAGagaaccaacaacaaggccTTTGCAAATGTCAAGTCACTCCGCTCGCCAATGTCTGAATCATTCTCTTGTTCGTCTTTGGTGGGATGCCAGACATACCAGTCGCCGGATCTGTCCTCGATTTTGCGGCCCGTGGCGGCGATACCAACGATGAACAGGGCCACCATAAACGCAAGCTTTATAACTGCAAGCGTCTTGTTCATGCCGCGGCCAAACCCTGGGCTGAAGTATTGCAGAAgacagatgatggagagagcGACGATGCCAATGAACCGCATGAGGTCCTGGTTGATGTCATTCGAGACTTCCTGCTGGGCTATGTTCTCTTGCTCTGTACTGCTCGAGGTTGTATCTTTGTCGTCTTGGAtacagagaagaaggaagcgTCCAATTTGCATGCTGTTGGTCCcagagttgaagaagaagacgaaggcAATGGAATAAGTGATGTACGCAAAGAGTCCATCACCTAGGAATCTTCTTATTGCTGAAGGTGTATTCGCTTTGGGGGTGTTCGGCTCGGTCGCTGGGGACGTGGATGATTGTACGGGAAGCTCAGTGCCTCGCGAATCGAGGGTCCGCAGCTCGGTATTCGTTCGTCCGTTTAGCTCTGGCCTCTGGAAGGATCCGGTCGTTGAGGCACGAAGTATCGGCGCTGTCGTTGGCTTGGACACATGCGAGGTCATCTCGTCAATCTGTAATTGGTGTTAGCGGGGAAAGCAAACTCAGGATGGTGTGCAACCAACATAGATGAGTTCACCGCCATTGAATGGTAGCACTTTAGCGAAGTCGAGATATATAATCATGCTTTTGGCCGTCAGGTGAGGATCCAAATGGTTTCTGCGGGATTGAGGGCACGCAAGGGCACATACCTGACTAGGGAGTACAGGAAACCGATGCCAAACAGACCCAGCGTCAGACTCTTGTTGCCCGTCATCAGAAAGACGGAAGCGGGCGCAGTATAGATGCCTGTTCCAACCATCTTGTTGACGACGAGTGCAAAGACATCAAAAGTCCGCAAGGGACCGTGTCCGCTAACGTCGTGCCTAGGCTCATCCAACCCGGCTTGACGCTTGTAAGGCTGCTTCTGTCGGACGATGAGCCCCTGGGGCAATCGGGATGGGCGATCGCCACTCATACTTGTCTTGTTCCTGTTGGTTGTGGTTTTTGGAGTTCGATATGCAGAGCTTGACGAGTTACAGATGCAGAATGTCACGAGAAAACAAAAGGTGGCCATTGAGGGCTGTATCACTCTTGTCTTGAAAGGCTGGTGTTACGCAACCAAGGTGGACAGCCTCAAGCCTGGTTTCACAGCCTGATTGCATTCACTTCCAATTTTCAAGCCATGTCTTGGGAACTCGAGCAAAACCGGGCGTATTGCCTGCCCATTTATCGCGCAAGGTTCTGCCACGTCATGCCATCATATGCCGCTGCCTTGCCAGGCAATATTGATATGCTTATGCCAAGGGCTCGCGTAAAAGACTCTGAAAATGTGTATCCAACCGAGTTGTGAGGATTAAGACATGGCTACTCCCACAGCCTGGCAAACTTGGTTGTGGCTTGCTGGGGGGAAGCTTGTGTCACCCGAGTTGTAATGGCGTGGCAAGGCAATCACTTGCATTCTGAGTACAAGCGCCAGCCTGAAATGAACAATTACTGATCAGTCACTTTTTGCGGCTTGGATTTGTAATTTCATTATTCATACAGGCCGAACTCGAGAGCCTCGTGAGTTCGGGAGGTTCGCGCTACATATATCAGCGTCAGTTCAATCTCTTCCAGGAGGCATGAAGCAAAGGATAGCAAATACCATAGCTTGACAGCTCAAACGGTGCAATGCTTTACACAACGGCCGTTAAGTACGATGTGCTGGAGCACGTCCTGAAAGCCTGGTTACTGGAACAATTCGGCCCCAGCCAGGGCCGGTCCGGCCCCGTCTGGTCTTGCACGGTATGGAACAGCACTGCCTAGGCAGGCCCGAGACTAATAAACACTGCCTCTCTCAGCTCATCGGTGAGGGCCATAGCAACATTTGGCAGGTCTCGGCGCCAAGAGAAATCACCAGCGTATGTGTGCCTTGTGAGGTAGAGTGGGCTTAGGCTGTCGGGCTAATCACTGATCACATGCCAGGATGAACAACACGTATTGATAGAACGCTCTCAGCCAAAGAGCACATCCTCGTTTGGGCGGTAAGGTGGAATGGCTAAAACACCGGGCGCCGGTGCTGTCTTTCGGAGGCCGGTTGTGGTGTGTGGCAAGGGCGGTGGAACGAGAGCCTGATCTGCCTTGGTTGTACGGGTTTTATGCAGACAATTGTACTTTAAACACAAGCCCAAATGCAAAGAGACCCACTAGACTCATTCAAGAAGCTGCGAGCCGTCTCTCTTCAGCTGTCATCACGCGCCTATTCAACATAATACAACATAATACAATGCATGTCTCTGATTGTTTCGGCAGTCACTTCTTTCTCCCTACTTTCCAACCCCTCAGATGCTGAAAAACCTTCCCTGGCCGCGGAAAACCGCGGGGCAGGGCGTTCGTGTGGCTGAAATCGCCCAAGACCTGGCTGCGAATAATCGGGGCCTCTTTGCACCTCCGTACGGCCCGCTGGAAATCCAAGTGGAAATCCAAGGAGCAGAGCTGTCTTCACGAGGTTAGAGAATACTAAGTAGTCGTTCATTTCACTGTCGCTAAAATATTTATCGTTGATAGGGACGGAACCCTTTTCTCTAGAGAGCGAAGGCGCTCTTCGGGAGCATCTCTCCATTTACCACCATCATGCGGATGTGGACTCCCCAAGCGACGGCGACAATAATATTCAGAACGAAGAAATCAAGGCTTCCATATTGTAGGTCTTCGCACCTTTCCATAACTTGGAAATCAATACTCATCTGCCCTCAGTCTCATAAAGCCAACGTATGGCTGGGGCCCTCTGAAAATTACTCGCGATGGAATGCTAAGCCTTCTATCCGCGCTGGACGTTTCCCCGAGTATTTATCGATACCTCACCGCTTTTGGAAGGAAATCTTCTCCCATAGATGAGGGTTTTGCTGGCTTCGACTTGGAGGTCACCTCAGAGCCGTCAGGGGGGTTAGCATCGCTTGGTAAGCCCCCGTGCTCAACACCTGCATTCCGAACTGTCGTGTTTAACATCCTTTTATTAGAGTTCTGCTACCTTCTCAAGTACGTATCTCGACGAGAGAATGCCTCCTCAAAGGCGAATCCGTGGTCCATACGTCATGCTCTCATTCATCAGAAGATCGACCTCGCGTCAAACCGTGTCTCAAACATCCTAGTGAGGCTTCCTGAGAAGGTCAAAGAACAATTGAGCACTATAGTCAAAGACAACGGCATGGCTGAATTCGCTCGAGATTGGACTTGGCTTCATGCAGCTTGCTTCAGCAGCGTGGACAATGACTTGCGCCAGTTCATCAACTACCTAGACCAAGAAATCACAAAAGTTGTAAGTTAAAATGCATTTTAATCCATTCACAATGGTTCTCACGCTTGTTTTCAGTTCGATCGAGTTATCATGTCTAACATGGAGCCTACCAAACTCAACGAGTTTGACTCCGTTCAACAAACGAGCAAAGACCTGAAGACACTTCAAAGCCTCTCTGATCAGGCAAGAAGGCTCATGAACACCATTGATCTAAACATCGAAACCATCAAATGCATGCTGAAAGAGGTAAATGGCTTGAGAGTACTCTCACTCGACTCGCCGCATTGCGCTCCAGTCGAAATGCTCTTTAACCTTTTGGAGAAGACGCAGCAGGAGCACAGGTTCAGCCTTAAGAACGCATCAGCTGTGCTGGATCGTGCGAGAGCTACATCGGAGCAGGTAAGGGGTCTTGAAGCTTCAACTCACCTAACAACCACTGATTTGTACAGCTCCGAGACACTGCCTCTTTGAGGAACAGTGAAATCAGCAAAATGAGCTCAGAAATGACGAACTTAAACACCCTGGCAATTGCCAGGTTGGCAGAGCAGTCTAGCCGCGAGACTCACATCGTCAAGACCCTCACAGTTCTTGCGCTAATCTTCGTACCCGCTTCTTTTGTCGCAGTAAGTAACCAGTATCCCACGTCTCTAGCGGGATACTAACTGTACCAAGGATTTCCTACAGATGGGGTTTATCACAATAACAGAGGAGAGTCCTATGAGATGGAGTGCTGCTGCCGACTTGAAGATCTACGCCATCTTGGCTCTTCCGTTGATCGGGGTTACTATGCTCATCTATGGATGCgtggagatgatgcaacGAACATCAGCAAAAGGATGAAGCCCCAGTCTGTCAAGAGGCTTTATTGCAATTCCCCCTTCTTTCGTCTCAATATCACTCTTCTAGATCATCCCAGTTCCCCGGCGTTGATCTTGTTGCACTCCAAAGCTTGTTGAGTTGATCTTCAGCTATCATGACGTGAGCGGATGGTTCGTGAACATGGGGAAATTTGCAATATTTTCGATTTTCTTACCTTCTTCGGTCTTCATGATCACTGAAATCTCTTCAATCTtcacttttttttcttcatccATTCGTATTGCTGGTGTGGTAAACATCCGCCACGTAGCATTTTGCTGTCCAGGCTGCCAGGGGTGGCAGGGCTCCGACTTGACGGCCACAAAGTGCCTACGGTCTCTGGGCAAGATGATTACATTTTCGttctcatcaacatcaaaTTTCCTCGATCTGTCGCTCACTATACTATGATTAGTTATCTGCTGTCGCCTAGCTGGAGGATCTGGTTTACAATCAAGTTGAAGGAGTGCCTTTCCAGGCGAGAGGATGACCATGGTTTCCCTCGAGGGCTCTGGAGTCATTGGAAGGCTATGAGTAGATCCGCTTGCTCTTCTGTCTCTGTTATCGGGTAGAAGTATGGGATTTTCACCCGTCCAGAACTGCACAGAGGCTGAGTTGAACGGCTCAGAAACCTTTGAACGACACGCTTTGACTTGGACCTTTGCTCCAGAG
This window of the Fusarium keratoplasticum isolate Fu6.1 chromosome 3, whole genome shotgun sequence genome carries:
- a CDS encoding Fungal-trans domain-containing protein encodes the protein MRFAKIADEDGLRWDSASCLVLLSSALGVTTQPWKKPPETQSDTLPRAGDARDTVPFFENKTNAEAYFLAAKKRLGLLGDSLLDIQCLFLAFIYEKTYFRHLQAWSYLQQAAARLQVRLLKTGTRPWATCASSGPNDLHIEQRVFWSCFRAEREFLLEIDLPPSGLGDLSYPDPLPEPPLTFATLAADAETKGLSPTNYDSQFEERGWCYYLAEISLRRTIDDTLQHLAEGGEEAWLSNPSQLVRQYHELEKQRSIWRFHLPAIVQFDDEQVPDNEFAFGLRSRFLEWNELLLRPILYHVLHLPSDQIALPECVELAEKAVHGCVQKIHEYQHTLRHGGSWFITRRIFGYACLVLAAARQPERRIKLPLRWGSAIRVAIQTLRFWSQDAADVRHMTSTLDMMFSRTCL